A portion of the Streptomyces sp. NBC_01335 genome contains these proteins:
- a CDS encoding exodeoxyribonuclease VII small subunit, with protein MTDDGTTTAGATGTLGYEQARDELIEVVRRLEAGGTTLEESLALWERGEELAKVCRRWLEGARARLDAALAEPEDGATAE; from the coding sequence ATGACGGACGACGGGACGACCACCGCCGGTGCGACCGGCACGCTCGGTTACGAGCAGGCGCGCGACGAGCTGATCGAGGTCGTGCGCCGGCTGGAGGCGGGCGGCACCACGCTGGAGGAGTCGCTGGCGCTCTGGGAGCGCGGCGAGGAGCTTGCGAAGGTGTGCCGCCGCTGGCTGGAGGGCGCCCGCGCCCGCCTCGACGCGGCCCTCGCCGAACCGGAGGACGGCGCGACGGCGGAGTGA
- the xseA gene encoding exodeoxyribonuclease VII large subunit: MALNTSAEAPLPVGEVSRLIGGWIDRLGAIWVEGQITQLSRRPGAGVVFLTLRDPAHDISVSVTCFRQVFDRIADVVTEGARVVVLAKPEWYAPRGQLSLRATEIRPVGIGELLVRLEQLKKSLASEGLFALDRKKPLPFLPQLIGLVCGRASAAERDVLENARRRWPAVRFEVRNTAVQGVHAVNQVVQAVQELDSMPEVDVIVVARGGGSVEDLLPFSDEALIRAVAACRTPVVSAIGHEPDSPLLDLVADLRASTPTDAAKKVVPDVGEELDRVQQLRDRALRTVRGLLEREERGLAHALGRPSMERPQRLVDERAAEVEALTGRGRRVLGHLLDRAESEIAHTLARVVSLSPAATLERGYAVLQRADGHVVRSPEEAGAAGEVLRARVSEGEFSVRVEG, translated from the coding sequence ATGGCTCTCAACACGTCCGCGGAAGCCCCGCTGCCCGTCGGTGAGGTGTCCCGGCTCATCGGCGGCTGGATCGACCGGCTCGGCGCGATCTGGGTCGAGGGGCAGATCACGCAGCTCTCGCGGCGGCCGGGCGCGGGGGTCGTCTTCCTGACCCTGCGTGACCCGGCGCACGACATCTCGGTGAGCGTGACCTGTTTCCGGCAGGTCTTCGACCGGATCGCGGACGTGGTGACGGAGGGCGCGCGGGTCGTGGTCCTGGCGAAGCCGGAGTGGTACGCGCCGCGCGGCCAGCTCTCGCTGCGGGCGACGGAGATACGCCCGGTCGGCATCGGTGAGCTGCTGGTGCGGCTGGAGCAGCTGAAGAAGTCCCTCGCCTCCGAGGGGCTCTTCGCGCTGGACCGGAAGAAGCCGCTGCCGTTCCTGCCGCAGCTGATCGGGCTGGTCTGCGGGCGCGCGTCGGCCGCCGAGCGCGACGTGCTGGAGAACGCGCGGCGCCGCTGGCCCGCGGTCCGGTTCGAGGTGCGCAACACCGCCGTGCAGGGCGTCCACGCGGTCAACCAGGTGGTCCAGGCGGTCCAGGAGCTGGATTCGATGCCCGAGGTCGACGTGATCGTCGTCGCGCGCGGTGGCGGCAGCGTGGAGGACCTGCTGCCGTTCTCGGACGAGGCGCTGATCCGCGCCGTCGCCGCCTGCCGTACGCCGGTGGTGTCCGCGATCGGGCACGAGCCGGACTCCCCGCTGCTGGACCTGGTCGCGGACCTGCGCGCGTCCACGCCCACGGACGCGGCGAAGAAGGTCGTACCGGACGTGGGCGAGGAGCTGGACCGGGTCCAGCAGCTGCGCGACCGGGCGCTGCGGACCGTACGCGGGCTGCTGGAGCGCGAGGAGCGGGGGCTGGCGCACGCGCTCGGCCGGCCGTCGATGGAGCGTCCGCAGCGGCTGGTGGACGAGCGGGCCGCCGAGGTGGAGGCGTTGACCGGGCGCGGCCGCCGGGTGCTGGGGCATCTGCTGGACCGGGCCGAGTCGGAGATCGCGCACACTCTGGCCCGGGTGGTCTCGCTCTCCCCTGCTGCGACCCTGGAGCGCGGTTACGCGGTGCTCCAGCGGGCGGACGGCCATGTGGTGCGCTCCCCCGAGGAGGCCGGCGCCGCCGGCGAGGTGCTGCGGGCGCGGGTGTCGGAGGGCGAGTTCTCGGTACGGGTGGAGGGGTGA